The Negativicutes bacterium genomic sequence CTCAGAAAAAACGAAAACTATACTATGTCAAAATAATCAATTTTAACTATAAAAATTATAGACTAGGTCTTAGATAGTGTCAAGAATTTTACTATTTAATAGTTAATAACTCTGTGGATATTTATGAGATTATTTTATTTTTTTCGTGGAAATATGTTGATAACTTTACCTCCTTTTGATAATATAATCATAGATGTTTATCCACATTATTAACATAGTACTGTAAAAATGTTAATAAATTCATCTCTTATCCCCATAACCCTTGATTTTTCCACAGTTTTACCCACAAAACATTAAATACTATGCAACATAAGCAAATACTACCTTTTTTTCTTTGCTATATGTATGATAGCATATTTTTTTTCGCCTTTTTACCTTATATTCCCTAAAGTTATACACACTTGTGGATAGTTTTGTGGATAACTTATTACCATGTTAATAAAATTTGTTTATATTTTCTCTTGATGAAAGGATTTTTTTATGGATACAAAACAATTACAAGCTATTTGGGAGCAGATTTTAGTAGAATTATCCAAAGATATTTCCAAGCTTAGCTGTGATTCTTTTCTAAAGCCAATCGTTCCGTTATCAATTAACGAACAAATTTTAGAATTAGGCACACCAAATCAGTTTGTCAAAGAATTTTTAGAAGATCGCTATGTTAATTCCATTAAGGCGGCTACGGCTAAAGTAACTAATAATAATTTGCAGTTAAAAATAATCAACCTCCAATTAGGCGATACTGTCGAACCTGAATTAGTAAGTACCGTTCCTAGTATTAGTTCTGTTAATACAGCTGAAGAAATAGTATTACCAACCAGTACTGCTGTTACAGCTACCACTGCACCGGAAATAAAACCAACTAATTCAGTGATTTTAGAAGATTCTTTCTCTTTAAACCCTAAATATGTTTTTGAAACCTTTGTTACCGGTAATTCCAATCGGTTTGCCCACGCTGCTGCTCTAGCCGTAGCTGAAGCACCGGCTAAAGTATATAACCCGTTTTTTATGTATGGCGGTGTTGGCTTGGGTAAAACTCATTTAATGCATGCTATTGGCCATAGAATTTTAGAAAAAAATCCTAATTTAAGAGTCTTATACATTTCAAGTGAAAAATTTACTAATGAGCTTATAAATTCTATTCGCGATGGTAATCCTGAAAGTTTTCGTCAAAAATATCGTAATATTGATGTTTTATTAGTCGATGATATTCAGTTTTTATCAAAAAAAGAACATACCCAAGAAGAATTTTTCCACACCTTTAATACTTTACATAATGCTAACAAGCAAATTATTATCTCCAGTGACCGGCCACCTCGCGAAATTCAAACGTTAGAAGATCGTTTAAGATCAAGATTTGAATGGGGCCTAATTACAGATATTCAAGCACCGGATTTAGAAACAAGGATTGCAATTTTACGGAAAAAAGCCTTATTAGAAAATTTAACGGTCCCGAATGATGTGATGTTGTTTATCGCCAGTAGAATCGACAACAATATCAGAGAATTAGAAGGCGCTTTAATCAGAGTAATGGCTTATGCCTCTTTAACTAATCAAGTAGTAACCAATGAACTTGTTTCAGAAGCTCTAAAAGATGTTTTTCCACACGGTAAAACCAAAGAAATAACATTAGAGCTGATTCAAGAAATAGTATCTTCTTATTTTAAAATCAAAATGGAAGATTTATTGGCAAAAAAACGAACCAGAAACTTAGCTTTTCCAAGGCAAATTGCCATGTATTTATCAAGAGAATTAACTGATACTTCTTTACCGCGTATCGGTGAGCTATTTGGTGGTAGAGATCATACTACGGTAATTCATGCCCACGATAAAATTGCTCGCGAACGTAATGAAGATAATAAATTAAATAATACAATTAAAGAACTTATTAAGAGAATAGAAAGTATGTAGTGTATAACTCTGTGTATAACTGTGTTATTGTGCTGTATATT encodes the following:
- the dnaA gene encoding chromosomal replication initiator protein DnaA, with the protein product MDTKQLQAIWEQILVELSKDISKLSCDSFLKPIVPLSINEQILELGTPNQFVKEFLEDRYVNSIKAATAKVTNNNLQLKIINLQLGDTVEPELVSTVPSISSVNTAEEIVLPTSTAVTATTAPEIKPTNSVILEDSFSLNPKYVFETFVTGNSNRFAHAAALAVAEAPAKVYNPFFMYGGVGLGKTHLMHAIGHRILEKNPNLRVLYISSEKFTNELINSIRDGNPESFRQKYRNIDVLLVDDIQFLSKKEHTQEEFFHTFNTLHNANKQIIISSDRPPREIQTLEDRLRSRFEWGLITDIQAPDLETRIAILRKKALLENLTVPNDVMLFIASRIDNNIRELEGALIRVMAYASLTNQVVTNELVSEALKDVFPHGKTKEITLELIQEIVSSYFKIKMEDLLAKKRTRNLAFPRQIAMYLSRELTDTSLPRIGELFGGRDHTTVIHAHDKIARERNEDNKLNNTIKELIKRIESM